The Anas platyrhynchos isolate ZD024472 breed Pekin duck chromosome Z, IASCAAS_PekinDuck_T2T, whole genome shotgun sequence genome includes a window with the following:
- the LOC110354800 gene encoding large ribosomal subunit protein mL65 — MAAPGGCRLLLRLGRRWLSQEPAVPPPPPGPLYPPVVASHTARSKAARRRRLEHFQRQVHEAASVEEKLRLYGKLQRPKYTVHPQTFALNADRWYRSFTRTAFVPGLPAEAAEEAGVELGALRSLACDALLQESFYQKKRRPFLYRDQEHTPGPFLTQLVSSLAASLCGRNPLLAASSLDLNPEVNYYWHHGEEVVMHGHRKGRVDPVRFQIDDKPHLQLRVPKQLPEIVPLESDLGEVPVIDHKPSKLPLFKKQYENKVFIGSKVSDPCCYGHTQFHLIPDKLKRERFIIANLEDQIEVVYRANGVASLFAWTAAQAMYQGFWNEADVTRPFVSQAVVTDGKYFAFFCFQLNTLALTAETVKNNPRKNICWGTDSKPLYDVVEEGSVKGFNDEVLLQLVRFLLNRPKEL, encoded by the exons ATGGCGGCGCCCGGCGGCTGCCGGCTGCTGCTGCGGCTGGGCCGGCGCTGGCTGTCGCAGGAGCCCGccgtgccgccgccgccgcccgggcCGCTGTACCCGCCCGTGGTGGCCTCGCACACGGCCAGGAGCAAggcggcccggcggcggcgcctGGAGCACTTCCAGCGGCAGGTGCACGAGGCGGCGTCGGTGGAGGAGAAGCTGCGGCTGTACGGGAAGCTGCAGCGGCCCAAGTACACGGTGCACCCGCAGACCTTCGCCCTCAACGCCGACCGCTGGTACCGGAGCTTCACCAGGACCGCCTTCGTGCCGGGGCTGCCGGCGGAGGCCGCGGAGGAGGCGGGCGTGGAGCTGGGCGCGCTGCGCTCGCTGGCGTGCGACGcgctgctgcaggagagcttCTACCAGAAGAAGCGGCGGCCGTTCCTGTACCGCGACCAGGAGCACACGCCCGGGCCCTTCCTCACGCAGCTCGTCTCCTCCCTCGCCGCCTCCCTGTGCGGCCGCAACCCGCTGCTGGCGGCCTCGTCCCTTG ACCTAAACCCCGAGGTTAACTACTACTGGCATCACGGTGAGGAGGTTGTTATGCACGGACATCGAAAAGGTAGAGTCGATCCTGTGCGGTTTCAGATAGATGATAAGCCACACCTGCAGCTGCGTGTACCAAAGCAACTTCCAGAG ATTGTACCGCTGGAATCTGATCTCGGAGAAGTTCCCGTTATTGATCACAAACCGTCCAAACTGCCACTGTTCAAAAAGCAGTATGAAAACAAGGTATTTATAG GGTCGAAGGTATCAGACCCATGCTGTTACGGCCACACGCAGTTTCACCTGATTCCTGATAAACTCAAGAGGGAAAGATTTATAATAGCGAATCTTGAGGATCAGATTGAAGTTGTTTATCGAGCTAATGGTGTCGCAAGTCTCTTTGCCTGGACAGCGGCTCAAGCAATGTATCAAG GATTCTGGAATGAAGCGGATGTGACGCGTCCTTTTGTATCCCAGGCGGTAGTGACTGATGGCAAatactttgctttcttttgtttccagctGAATACTTTGGCGTTAACTGCagaaactgttaaaaataaCCCTCGGAAGAATATCTGTTGGGGAACAGACAGTAAGCCATTATATGATGTTGTTGAAGAGGGCAGTGTGAAAGGCTTTAATGATGAAGTTCTGCTTCAGTTGGTTCGTTTTCTGTTAAACAGACCCAAAGAGCTGTAA